The following coding sequences are from one Dermacentor silvarum isolate Dsil-2018 chromosome 4, BIME_Dsil_1.4, whole genome shotgun sequence window:
- the LOC119448133 gene encoding elongation of very long chain fatty acids protein AAEL008004 has product MESPQPNIFGGTAEAEVPWFPLRDHRTEGWPLTGSPLPVAIITAAYVYFVKVAGPRWMSRRKPYDLRGCILIYNLVAALLSAFFVVCFAKLAYWDRGYSFLMDLDISNDPASLAIVNLSWYLYMFKLSELSSTVFYVLRRKNDQVTTLHVVHHVIVAWNVWINVTYAAQSHTMFVVCINGFVHVLSYLYYFLSALGPAFKKWLWWKRYLTMVQIVQFVLYMVHAVGLIFATGNYVPLFVWLEFGQALLFFSLFILFYVNLYAKDKGGPCGPVRAD; this is encoded by the coding sequence ATGGAGTCGCCACAGCCCAACATATTCGGCGGCACGGCTGAGGCAGAGGTACCCTGGTTTCCGCTGCGCGATCACAGGACCGAAGGATGGCCGCTGACCGGCAGCCCGCTGCCAGTCGCCATCATCACGGCCGCATACGTCTATTTCGTCAAGGTCGCCGGACCCCGATGGATGTCGAGGCGCAAGCCTTACGACCTGCGGGGCTGCATCCTCATCTACAACCTGGTGGCCGCGCTGCTCAGCGCGTTCTTCGTGGTGTGCTTCGCCAAGCTCGCCTACTGGGACCGCGGCTATTCGTTCCTCATGGACCTGGACATCAGCAACGACCCGGCCAGCCTGGCGATCGTCAATCTCTCATGGTATTTATACATGTTTAAGctgtccgagctgagcagcactgTGTTCTACGTGCTGCGGCGCAAGAACGACCAGGTGACTACGCTGCACGTGGTGCACCACGTGATCGTCGCCTGGAACGTCTGGATCAACGTCACGTACGCCGCCCAGTCGCAcacaatgttcgtcgtgtgcaTCAATGGCTTCGTGCACGTGCTCTCATATCTGTACTACTTCCTGTCCGCGCTCGGGCCGGCGTTCAAGAAGTGGCTCTGGTGGAAGCGCTACCTCACCATGGTGCAAATCGTGCAGTTTGTGCTGTACATGGTGCACGCCGTGGGACTGATCTTCGCAACGGGTAACTACGTGCCCCTCTTCGTGTGGCTCGAGTTCGGACAGGCCCTACTGTTCTTCTCGTTATTCATACTGTTCTACGTGAACTTGTATGCCAAGGACAAAGGGGGACCGTGCGGCCCTGTCAGAGCGGACTAG